From Shewanella psychrophila, a single genomic window includes:
- a CDS encoding UDP-N-acetylglucosamine 4,6-dehydratase, whose translation MSSILPLIGRDKELFVSDISEYNEEMNHTVSQSRFLVLGGAGSIGQAVTKEIFKRNPQKLHVVDISENNMVELVRDIRSSFGYINGDFQTFALDIGSIEYDAFIKADGQYDYVLNLSALKHVRSEKDPFTLMRMIDVNIFNTDKTIQQSIDAGVKKYFCVSTDKAANPVNMMGASKRIMEMFLMRKSEHIAISTARFANVAFSDGSLLHGFNQRIQKGQPIVAPNDIKRYFVTPQESGELCLMSCIFGENRDIFFPKLSEALHLISFADIAVKYLKQRGFEAHLCESEDEARELAKTLPAQGKWPCLFTSSDTTGEKDFEEFFTDKETLDMARFDNLGIIKNELIYQQELLELFELQIGQMKSTLEWSKEDIVKLFFTMIPDFGHKETGKYLDNKM comes from the coding sequence ATGAGCAGTATATTGCCATTAATTGGACGTGATAAAGAATTATTCGTATCAGACATAAGCGAATATAATGAAGAAATGAACCATACAGTATCACAGTCTCGATTCCTGGTTTTAGGTGGTGCGGGCTCAATTGGTCAGGCTGTAACTAAAGAGATATTTAAGCGTAACCCACAAAAACTTCACGTAGTTGATATCAGTGAAAATAACATGGTTGAACTGGTTCGTGATATTCGTAGTTCATTTGGTTACATTAATGGTGATTTTCAGACTTTTGCCCTAGATATTGGCTCAATAGAATACGATGCTTTTATCAAAGCTGATGGTCAGTATGACTATGTGTTGAATCTTTCAGCACTTAAACATGTGCGAAGCGAAAAAGATCCATTTACTTTGATGCGTATGATTGATGTAAATATATTTAACACTGATAAAACCATCCAACAGTCGATTGATGCAGGGGTAAAGAAATATTTCTGTGTTTCGACGGATAAGGCGGCAAATCCTGTCAACATGATGGGGGCTTCAAAGCGTATCATGGAAATGTTTCTGATGCGCAAGAGTGAGCATATAGCTATTTCTACTGCTCGTTTTGCTAACGTTGCCTTCTCTGACGGCTCACTTTTACATGGATTCAATCAGCGTATTCAGAAGGGCCAACCCATAGTTGCCCCAAATGATATTAAGCGTTATTTTGTGACTCCTCAAGAATCGGGTGAATTGTGCTTGATGTCGTGTATTTTCGGTGAAAATCGCGATATTTTTTTTCCTAAGTTGAGTGAAGCGCTACACCTTATCTCTTTTGCTGATATTGCGGTTAAGTATTTAAAGCAACGTGGGTTCGAGGCCCATCTATGTGAAAGTGAGGATGAAGCTCGTGAATTAGCAAAAACGCTACCAGCGCAGGGTAAGTGGCCTTGTCTATTCACTTCAAGTGATACGACAGGTGAAAAAGATTTTGAAGAATTCTTTACTGATAAAGAAACACTTGATATGGCGCGTTTTGATAACTTAGGTATTATCAAAAATGAGCTGATATATCAGCAAGAACTTCTTGAGCTATTTGAGTTGCAGATAGGTCAAATGAAATCGACACTAGAGTGGAGCAAAGAGGATATCGTGAAACTATTTTTTACTATGATCCCTGATTTTGGACACAAAGAAACGGGTAAGTACCTCGACAATAAAATGTAA
- a CDS encoding Wzz/FepE/Etk N-terminal domain-containing protein — protein MTKQIPEPLYDAKFPHQHSVDDEIDLRELFAVIWQGKWLIIAITAVFAIGSVIYAVNQPNIYKSEALLAPASEEQGGGLSALAGQFGGLASMAGINLGGGGGVDKTQMAIEVMKSRQFTSQFITRHNILPDLMAVDKWNMSDNTITYNEELYSPETKTWLRKVKAPFKPEPSMQEAYKVFVKAISVDSVKETGMVTVTVEHLSPAVAQQWAIWLIEDINQAMKERDVTEATRSSEFLTKQIALTNVADIRTILYQLIEEQTKTIMFAEVRDEYVFKTIDPALVPEAKAGPKRALICVLGTLLGGMLAVMLVLIRHFVKK, from the coding sequence ATGACTAAACAAATACCTGAACCTCTGTATGACGCTAAATTTCCTCATCAACATTCAGTTGATGATGAAATTGATCTCCGCGAACTATTCGCTGTCATCTGGCAAGGCAAGTGGCTAATCATAGCAATCACTGCAGTCTTCGCTATTGGCTCAGTTATCTATGCCGTTAATCAGCCCAACATATACAAATCAGAAGCGCTGTTAGCCCCTGCTAGTGAAGAGCAAGGCGGTGGTTTAAGTGCCTTAGCTGGACAGTTTGGTGGTCTTGCCAGTATGGCTGGTATCAACCTAGGCGGTGGCGGGGGAGTTGATAAAACTCAAATGGCCATAGAAGTGATGAAGTCTCGTCAATTTACCAGCCAATTTATAACGAGGCACAATATCCTTCCCGATTTGATGGCAGTCGATAAATGGAACATGAGTGACAACACGATCACTTACAATGAGGAGTTATATAGTCCAGAAACTAAAACATGGCTTCGTAAAGTTAAAGCCCCGTTTAAACCAGAACCCTCTATGCAAGAAGCATATAAAGTGTTCGTTAAGGCCATCTCTGTTGACTCAGTGAAAGAAACTGGAATGGTCACAGTAACTGTCGAACATTTATCACCTGCAGTTGCCCAACAATGGGCGATTTGGCTGATAGAAGACATAAATCAAGCAATGAAAGAACGAGATGTTACAGAAGCTACCCGTAGCAGCGAATTTTTGACTAAACAGATCGCACTAACAAATGTGGCTGACATTCGCACAATTCTTTATCAGCTAATTGAAGAGCAAACAAAAACCATTATGTTTGCTGAAGTACGTGATGAATATGTATTTAAGACAATTGATCCAGCACTAGTCCCGGAGGCAAAAGCTGGGCCTAAACGAGCGCTTATATGTGTACTAGGTACATTGCTTGGCGGCATGTTAGCTGTAATGCTTGTTCTTATAAGACATTTTGTAAAAAAATAG
- a CDS encoding MBL fold metallo-hydrolase RNA specificity domain-containing protein codes for MSDFQNVGIIHHGAVDGVTGSCHQLNINSNSALLVDCGLFQGAETAGKANATTLEINFDITNLIALLVTHCHIDHVGRIPYLLAAGFNQPIYATTATAALLPIVIADALKVGVTKNKRLIDLYLNKLQQLIIPIEYNSWFPLPVKPEALASLEHTHSSFNTAKAKFKPAGHILGSAYVEIELSNLNINPLSDKDKTNKLASIPINTEVNCRTYSHSSDQARRMDKHKIVFSGDLGATYTPLLASPKSPYRADTLIIESTYGDKNHESRQKRTHCLRKVIEKAVSNNGVVLIPAFSIGRTQELLYELEQIIHQKSKHPIWSQIEIIVDSPLAAKFTEQYIQFKRLWDNEAKKKLNLNRHPLDFEQLYTVDTHEEHLSTINYLANRNKPAIVIAASGMCSGGRIMNYLEKFLPKSTADVIFVGYQAKGTPGREIQTYGPQGGYVYINSDKIDINAGIHTISGYSAHADQHNLINFVKRMHHKPRHIRIVHGDEDAKHALAAKYRKLLPEAEVVIGRAEMMAAPRGSKTG; via the coding sequence ATGTCCGATTTTCAAAATGTGGGTATCATTCATCATGGCGCTGTTGATGGAGTAACGGGTTCTTGTCATCAATTAAATATCAATTCAAATTCTGCTTTGTTAGTCGATTGTGGTCTGTTTCAAGGCGCAGAAACGGCTGGTAAGGCCAATGCAACTACATTAGAGATCAATTTTGACATCACTAATCTAATAGCTCTGCTAGTGACTCATTGTCATATCGACCATGTCGGCCGTATCCCCTACCTGCTTGCAGCAGGATTTAATCAGCCTATCTATGCCACTACCGCAACTGCTGCGCTGTTACCCATAGTGATCGCAGATGCGCTAAAAGTTGGTGTTACTAAGAATAAACGTCTTATCGATCTTTATCTTAATAAATTACAGCAACTGATCATTCCTATTGAATATAATTCTTGGTTTCCCTTACCAGTTAAGCCAGAAGCATTGGCAAGCTTAGAGCATACTCATTCAAGCTTTAATACAGCTAAAGCTAAATTTAAGCCTGCCGGACATATCTTAGGTTCAGCTTATGTTGAGATAGAGCTAAGCAACCTAAACATTAACCCTCTTAGCGATAAAGATAAAACCAATAAACTAGCCAGCATTCCAATAAATACAGAAGTTAATTGCCGAACTTACAGTCATAGTAGTGACCAAGCTCGTCGGATGGATAAACATAAAATCGTGTTCTCTGGTGATCTAGGTGCGACCTATACACCACTACTTGCTAGCCCTAAGAGTCCTTACCGTGCTGATACCTTGATCATTGAATCCACTTATGGTGACAAAAACCATGAAAGTCGTCAGAAACGCACTCATTGCTTAAGAAAAGTAATTGAAAAAGCGGTATCCAACAATGGAGTTGTGCTAATTCCGGCTTTCAGTATTGGCCGTACTCAGGAGCTGCTTTATGAACTTGAGCAGATAATTCATCAAAAGAGCAAACATCCTATCTGGTCACAAATTGAGATAATTGTTGATTCGCCGCTGGCCGCCAAATTTACTGAACAATATATTCAATTTAAACGCCTATGGGACAATGAAGCTAAAAAGAAACTTAACTTAAATCGTCACCCTCTTGATTTCGAGCAGTTGTATACGGTCGATACTCATGAGGAACACCTAAGCACAATAAACTATCTAGCTAACCGAAATAAGCCAGCGATAGTGATTGCAGCGAGTGGCATGTGTAGTGGTGGTAGAATTATGAATTACCTTGAAAAGTTTCTGCCTAAATCTACTGCAGATGTAATTTTCGTTGGCTATCAGGCTAAAGGCACTCCAGGTAGAGAGATACAAACATACGGCCCGCAGGGCGGTTATGTTTATATTAATAGTGACAAAATAGATATAAATGCAGGGATACACACCATAAGTGGCTATTCAGCCCACGCTGATCAACATAACCTCATCAATTTCGTGAAACGTATGCACCATAAACCCAGACACATTCGTATCGTCCATGGTGATGAAGATGCCAAACATGCTTTAGCCGCCAAGTATCGAAAATTGCTTCCCGAAGCAGAAGTAGTAATAGGGAGAGCAGAGATGATGGCTGCACCTAGGGGATCAAAGACGGGGTAA
- a CDS encoding LegC family aminotransferase — translation MSQATIVEFVRDIYQTSDFIPLHTPTFSGSEQQLVLETIQSTFVSSVGKFVDKFEQKIEAYTGTAQAVATVNGTAALHAALYMAGVKYGDFVITQALTFVATCNALYHMGAEPIFVDVSPVSIGLCPKAVDAYLTEHAQVSETGCIHKGTQRPIRAVVPMHTFGHPVEMDELISVCKKWNIVLVEDAAESLGSFYKGKHTGTLGNFGAVSFNGNKIITTGGGGIVLCKTAELGAHTKHVTTTAKVPHPYEFYHDEAGFNYRMPNLNAALGCAQMEVLELYLTQKRILAEHYQDYFARSDLQFVVEPKYAQSNYWLNAVICPSAKMRDELLKQTNDAGVMTRPIWQLMHRLPMFKDAPRGDLSQSEYIEAHLVNLPSSPIEITV, via the coding sequence ATGAGCCAAGCAACGATTGTTGAATTTGTTCGCGATATATACCAAACAAGCGATTTTATCCCGTTACATACGCCCACCTTTTCGGGTAGTGAACAGCAGTTAGTTTTAGAGACAATTCAAAGTACATTTGTCTCTAGTGTCGGTAAGTTTGTAGATAAATTCGAGCAAAAAATCGAGGCGTATACAGGGACAGCGCAAGCTGTTGCAACTGTGAATGGGACTGCTGCACTACATGCTGCGCTTTATATGGCTGGCGTAAAGTATGGTGATTTTGTGATTACTCAAGCGCTCACATTCGTTGCAACTTGTAATGCTTTATATCATATGGGGGCCGAACCAATCTTTGTCGATGTATCACCAGTAAGCATTGGCTTATGTCCTAAAGCCGTGGATGCATATTTGACCGAACATGCCCAAGTATCGGAAACAGGCTGCATTCATAAAGGTACTCAACGTCCAATTCGTGCCGTGGTGCCAATGCACACTTTTGGTCACCCAGTAGAAATGGATGAACTTATTTCAGTTTGCAAAAAATGGAACATTGTATTAGTAGAAGATGCTGCTGAAAGCTTGGGTTCTTTCTATAAAGGAAAGCATACCGGAACTTTAGGTAATTTTGGCGCTGTGAGTTTTAACGGTAATAAGATCATAACTACGGGGGGCGGTGGTATAGTGTTGTGTAAAACGGCTGAACTTGGTGCGCATACTAAACATGTTACGACTACTGCGAAAGTTCCGCATCCTTATGAATTCTATCACGATGAAGCAGGCTTTAACTATCGAATGCCAAACTTAAATGCTGCTTTAGGCTGTGCTCAGATGGAAGTGCTAGAGTTGTATTTAACTCAAAAACGTATTCTGGCTGAGCATTATCAAGATTATTTCGCTCGCAGCGATCTTCAGTTTGTTGTTGAACCTAAATACGCCCAATCAAATTATTGGCTTAATGCCGTGATCTGTCCGTCTGCAAAGATGCGCGATGAGTTACTTAAGCAAACAAACGATGCAGGAGTTATGACCCGTCCTATTTGGCAGCTGATGCACCGTTTACCTATGTTCAAAGATGCACCACGTGGTGATCTTTCGCAGTCAGAATATATTGAAGCACATCTAGTTAATTTACCTAGCTCACCCATAGAGATAACAGTATGA
- a CDS encoding SLBB domain-containing protein, with protein sequence MLHKTKKIIIAGISALVLLSTQAQAVMPSPQMMEQFKQLPASEQQRLAKQYGIDPSMITGGSNQQPKLENPQLVNERQQFDENGKPIFDEKSDKDKKAKLNFDEDKAKAELKRFGYDLFQGEPTTFAPVSDVPVPSEYMVGPGDNIKVQLYGKDNKEYDLVINREGVIQFPELGPINVAGLNFEQLKEQLTTRIKQQMIGIESNITMGELRSIRIFVAGDAYKPGSYTVSSLSTITQALFVSGGVNEIGSLRNIQLKRNGKLIGTMDLYDLLMRGDASGDKRLRSGDVVFIPSVGGLVSVTGEVRRPAIYELKKHETIGDIISMAAGLKPGAYPRSSSVERFNSKGLKTVTNLDLTTDSGKAAKARSGDVVRIKSASSQYENAITVIGAVVRPGKYQWYQGQKISDLVPSIWGDLQASADLDYAIIVREINDYGDVEVHQFAPSLAISDKTPSDDLLLKSRDKVIFFNFSDEAQNRYELNKLVKERVEKVAELAGDSLIGNDIFNAGFSQLQKQGLEQRSELGGVVIDKEAPEDDQTSAIIGEVNKMLINLFDDKDLIKLSGVMNRGELLYPVVMKLSSQGRAGKGVKVVAVNGKVRHPGIYPLAVNARVNDLIKAGGGLKEGAYTSRAELTSTLTDNTGSSINHANIDLKSAIQGNVAANVLLKGRDILTVMTTPEWQENKTVEIRGEVRFPGVYNIRRGESLKDVLKRAGGFTEYAYLPSSVFVRESVRLQEQLEIKKLADQLRRDIATRGVSKDGNVVNYADAQMMLNDLENIKAVGRLVVDLSAISIGIEQADLQLEDSDVLYIPSTKQTIAVMGEVQHAATHRYKKGLTLEQYLAMSGGVRERADDDRTYVIKANGSVMIPSNSMWFSNEDDLQPGDTIIVPLDTEYKDNLSLWTQVTQILANTAVTFATVANL encoded by the coding sequence GTGTTACACAAAACCAAAAAAATAATCATTGCAGGGATAAGTGCACTAGTTTTGTTGAGCACACAGGCGCAAGCAGTAATGCCGTCTCCGCAGATGATGGAACAGTTCAAGCAACTTCCAGCTTCAGAGCAGCAAAGACTCGCTAAGCAATATGGTATTGATCCATCGATGATAACTGGTGGTTCTAACCAACAGCCTAAGCTTGAAAATCCTCAACTAGTCAATGAAAGACAGCAGTTTGATGAAAACGGTAAACCAATCTTTGATGAAAAAAGTGATAAAGATAAAAAAGCCAAGCTCAATTTTGATGAAGATAAGGCAAAAGCGGAATTAAAGCGTTTTGGTTATGACCTGTTTCAGGGAGAGCCTACAACCTTTGCACCGGTATCTGACGTGCCTGTACCAAGTGAATATATGGTGGGTCCGGGAGATAATATTAAAGTTCAGCTCTATGGTAAGGACAACAAAGAGTACGACTTGGTTATCAATAGAGAAGGTGTCATTCAGTTTCCTGAGTTAGGGCCCATAAATGTTGCAGGCTTAAACTTCGAGCAGCTCAAAGAACAGTTAACAACCCGAATCAAGCAGCAGATGATAGGTATTGAATCTAATATCACTATGGGTGAGTTACGTTCTATTCGAATATTTGTGGCAGGCGACGCATACAAACCTGGTTCATATACTGTTTCAAGTTTATCGACTATTACACAAGCTTTGTTTGTATCTGGTGGTGTCAACGAGATTGGCTCGTTACGTAACATTCAGCTAAAACGTAATGGTAAGTTGATAGGCACCATGGATCTTTACGATTTGCTCATGAGAGGGGACGCTTCAGGAGATAAACGTCTTCGTTCTGGTGATGTTGTATTTATCCCATCTGTTGGTGGGCTTGTTAGTGTAACTGGTGAAGTTAGAAGACCCGCTATTTATGAGTTGAAAAAGCATGAAACAATAGGAGATATTATCTCCATGGCCGCAGGCCTTAAACCTGGGGCCTATCCTAGAAGTAGTAGTGTTGAGCGATTCAATAGCAAAGGCCTAAAAACGGTCACGAACCTAGATTTAACCACTGACAGCGGAAAAGCTGCTAAAGCTCGATCAGGAGATGTTGTCCGAATTAAGAGTGCATCGAGTCAGTACGAGAATGCCATCACAGTTATCGGTGCGGTAGTTCGTCCTGGTAAGTATCAATGGTACCAAGGTCAAAAAATAAGTGATTTAGTTCCTTCAATATGGGGGGATCTACAAGCCTCGGCAGATCTTGATTACGCTATTATTGTTCGTGAGATAAATGATTATGGTGATGTAGAAGTTCATCAGTTTGCACCAAGTCTCGCTATTAGTGATAAAACACCTTCTGATGATCTTTTATTAAAGTCTCGAGATAAGGTTATTTTCTTTAACTTTAGTGACGAAGCTCAAAACCGTTATGAGCTGAATAAACTCGTAAAAGAGCGAGTCGAAAAGGTGGCTGAACTGGCTGGTGACTCCCTCATTGGCAATGATATTTTTAACGCTGGCTTCTCGCAGTTGCAAAAACAAGGCTTAGAACAACGCAGTGAATTAGGCGGTGTGGTCATTGATAAAGAGGCTCCTGAAGACGATCAAACTTCAGCAATCATTGGTGAAGTCAACAAGATGTTGATTAACCTGTTTGATGATAAAGACTTAATTAAGCTAAGTGGAGTGATGAATAGAGGAGAGCTTCTCTATCCGGTAGTCATGAAGCTAAGTAGTCAAGGACGTGCGGGTAAAGGAGTCAAGGTTGTTGCCGTAAATGGTAAAGTGCGACATCCGGGAATATATCCTTTAGCGGTTAATGCCAGAGTTAATGATCTTATCAAGGCTGGCGGCGGGCTCAAAGAAGGCGCCTATACATCCAGAGCAGAACTTACCAGCACACTTACAGATAACACTGGTTCAAGTATTAATCATGCAAATATTGATCTGAAAAGTGCTATTCAAGGAAATGTAGCTGCTAACGTTTTATTGAAGGGACGTGACATCTTAACTGTCATGACCACGCCTGAGTGGCAAGAGAACAAAACCGTAGAGATTCGTGGCGAAGTAAGATTCCCAGGTGTTTATAACATACGTCGCGGTGAATCACTTAAAGATGTGCTGAAACGCGCCGGTGGCTTTACTGAATACGCATATCTTCCATCATCGGTATTTGTGCGTGAATCTGTACGCTTGCAAGAGCAGTTAGAGATCAAAAAGCTTGCTGATCAACTTCGTCGTGACATTGCTACTCGTGGTGTGTCTAAAGACGGTAATGTTGTTAATTATGCAGATGCACAGATGATGTTGAATGATTTAGAAAATATCAAAGCCGTTGGACGCTTAGTTGTAGATCTTTCTGCCATTTCAATCGGAATTGAACAAGCCGATTTACAGCTTGAAGACTCTGATGTTTTATACATCCCATCGACTAAGCAGACCATTGCGGTGATGGGCGAGGTACAACATGCTGCGACTCATAGATATAAGAAAGGGTTAACCTTAGAGCAGTATCTTGCAATGTCTGGCGGAGTAAGAGAACGTGCCGATGATGATAGAACCTATGTTATCAAGGCGAACGGATCGGTTATGATACCAAGCAACTCAATGTGGTTCAGTAATGAAGATGACCTCCAACCTGGTGATACTATTATCGTTCCGCTAGATACTGAGTACAAAGATAACCTATCTCTTTGGACTCAAGTTACCCAAATTCTAGCTAATACAGCAGTCACATTCGCTACTGTTGCAAATCTATAA
- the neuC gene encoding UDP-N-acetylglucosamine 2-epimerase, translating into MKRIAVFTGTRAEYGLLYWVIKGLNESIEAELQLLVGGMHLSPEFGKTIHQIEKDGFPIAEKMEFLLSSDTPVGISKSMGLALICAADTLERTKPDLLVVLGDRFESMAVCQAAMVAQIPIAHIHGGEITEGLIDEAVRHSMTKMSHLHFTTTEDYRQRVIQLGELPERVYNFGAPGIDSIKSLSLLELDELSKSIKFDLTLQPYMVVTYHPVTLSKDGAVDDLKRLLSALRNYPNHNFVITYPNADTHGRALITILDEFKSEIPERVLLVQSLGQLRYLSVLKHCDLVIGNSSSGLIEAPTFNIPTINIGERQKGRIAGETVISCNGDKISILGALQLAQSEEFRQKCKLAKNPYGNGSSSERILDVILNHPTSGLVYKKFYDIK; encoded by the coding sequence ATGAAACGAATCGCAGTATTTACCGGTACAAGAGCTGAGTACGGTCTTTTATATTGGGTAATTAAAGGACTTAATGAATCTATAGAGGCAGAGCTGCAACTTTTAGTTGGGGGAATGCATCTTTCACCTGAGTTCGGAAAAACAATACACCAAATTGAGAAAGACGGCTTTCCAATTGCGGAAAAAATGGAGTTTCTACTGTCTTCTGATACACCTGTTGGTATTTCAAAATCTATGGGATTAGCTCTTATTTGCGCGGCTGATACACTAGAAAGAACGAAACCTGATTTATTGGTTGTTTTAGGTGACAGATTTGAATCAATGGCAGTTTGCCAGGCAGCTATGGTTGCACAAATTCCAATTGCACATATACATGGCGGTGAAATAACCGAAGGTCTTATTGACGAGGCTGTTCGGCATTCTATGACGAAAATGTCTCACTTGCACTTTACAACTACAGAGGATTACAGACAGAGAGTGATTCAGTTAGGCGAACTTCCTGAGCGGGTGTATAACTTCGGTGCTCCAGGTATCGACAGTATTAAATCTCTTAGTTTACTTGAATTAGATGAATTATCTAAGTCGATCAAATTTGATTTAACTCTACAACCTTATATGGTAGTAACTTATCATCCCGTAACTTTAAGTAAAGATGGAGCCGTTGATGATCTAAAACGACTCCTGTCAGCGCTTCGAAATTATCCTAACCACAATTTTGTTATTACTTATCCAAATGCAGATACACATGGTCGAGCCTTGATCACTATTTTAGATGAATTTAAAAGTGAGATTCCAGAACGTGTTTTACTTGTTCAATCTTTAGGCCAACTTCGGTATTTGAGTGTTTTAAAACACTGTGACTTAGTTATTGGTAATTCGTCTAGTGGTTTAATAGAAGCCCCAACTTTTAATATACCTACAATAAATATTGGGGAACGCCAAAAAGGGCGGATAGCAGGTGAAACAGTAATTAGCTGCAATGGTGATAAAATATCAATCTTGGGCGCATTACAATTAGCACAATCAGAAGAATTTAGACAAAAGTGTAAATTAGCAAAAAACCCATACGGCAATGGAAGTAGTTCTGAAAGAATCTTAGATGTTATATTAAATCACCCCACATCTGGTTTGGTTTATAAAAAATTCTATGATATTAAGTAG
- the rfaH gene encoding transcription/translation regulatory transformer protein RfaH, translated as MKAWYLLYCKPRGEARAVHNLTLQEIETYLPTIGEEKRVKGQVTVKRIPLFPGYLFIYFDPQVTSVARIHSTRGVGRIVGCKELMTTVDDNIIHSIKMREHKLLAELLPEYRAEGKETEELQAPEFEFAQGEKIRFTEGPFAELEGIFEEKNGDKRCHVLFEIMGQQKRVTVPQKSIKPI; from the coding sequence ATGAAAGCTTGGTACCTCCTTTATTGTAAGCCCCGCGGTGAAGCAAGAGCCGTACATAACCTCACCCTACAAGAAATAGAAACTTATCTACCGACAATTGGTGAAGAGAAAAGGGTTAAAGGGCAAGTCACAGTCAAACGTATACCGTTATTCCCTGGTTACTTGTTCATTTATTTTGATCCACAAGTAACCAGTGTTGCCCGTATACATTCAACCCGCGGTGTTGGACGTATCGTAGGCTGCAAAGAGTTAATGACTACAGTCGATGACAACATTATTCATAGTATCAAGATGCGTGAGCATAAACTGCTAGCCGAGCTACTACCTGAATACAGGGCCGAAGGGAAAGAAACTGAAGAATTACAGGCTCCCGAATTTGAATTTGCACAAGGCGAGAAAATACGCTTCACCGAAGGCCCGTTCGCAGAACTAGAAGGTATCTTTGAAGAGAAAAATGGCGATAAACGTTGCCATGTATTATTCGAAATAATGGGTCAACAAAAGCGAGTAACAGTCCCTCAAAAAAGCATCAAACCTATTTAA
- a CDS encoding peptide MFS transporter has product MSVAKPQGTMLGHPKGLFLLFTTELWERFSYYAMRAILVLYLVDKVQSEGGHGLGWSSADAISLYGTFTGLVYLTPLIGGWLADTYLGQRRSIMIGGALMAIGQFTLAAPHSWMPGSEILFFYIGLGTLIIGNGLFKPNISTMVGDLYEEGDHRRDGAFTIFYMGINVGAFLSGIIVGSVVSAYDGNFQMGFLCAGIGMVFSLIIQFFFAQRLLGDIGKYPAAKLEKERAAAAGKNDAKKEPLTKIERDRIKVIMVMGLFTIIFWAGFEQAGGLMNLFTNDFTDRMIGGWEVPTTWFQSLNAMFIVIFAPVIASIWIRLGKNEPNSPVKFALGLVLLGIGFLFMIGAVLEMGGNPDAKSSMWWLVGAYFFHTMGELCLSPIGLSMVTKLAPLRIASLMMGAWFLFVAAANKIGGFVGSFIGHGGPKEEQLANAMSIFAGIAITSAISGIVLYFMADKLVSWMHGAEGHHVHTEEEALEEEMAITADHEGIKH; this is encoded by the coding sequence ATGAGCGTAGCAAAACCCCAAGGGACGATGCTCGGGCATCCAAAGGGATTGTTCCTGTTGTTTACAACAGAGTTATGGGAACGATTCAGTTATTACGCAATGCGTGCCATTTTGGTACTATATTTGGTAGATAAAGTTCAATCTGAAGGTGGTCATGGTTTAGGTTGGTCAAGTGCCGACGCAATATCTCTCTATGGTACTTTCACCGGTTTAGTCTATTTAACTCCCCTCATCGGTGGCTGGTTAGCCGATACCTACCTAGGTCAACGTCGCTCCATCATGATTGGTGGTGCTTTAATGGCAATAGGTCAATTTACTCTAGCCGCACCACACAGCTGGATGCCTGGCTCTGAAATACTCTTTTTCTATATTGGTCTAGGTACGCTAATTATAGGTAACGGCCTGTTTAAGCCAAACATCTCTACTATGGTAGGCGACCTATATGAAGAAGGCGATCATCGTCGTGATGGTGCATTCACTATCTTCTACATGGGTATCAACGTAGGTGCATTCCTTTCTGGTATTATCGTAGGCTCAGTAGTCAGCGCCTATGACGGTAACTTCCAAATGGGCTTCCTTTGTGCTGGTATCGGTATGGTCTTCTCTTTGATCATTCAGTTTTTCTTCGCACAACGTTTACTCGGTGATATAGGTAAATACCCGGCAGCTAAGCTTGAGAAAGAAAGAGCCGCTGCAGCTGGTAAAAATGACGCCAAGAAAGAACCTTTAACTAAGATTGAACGTGATCGCATTAAGGTGATCATGGTCATGGGTCTGTTCACTATCATCTTCTGGGCTGGTTTCGAACAAGCCGGTGGTTTGATGAACTTATTCACCAACGACTTTACCGACCGTATGATTGGTGGCTGGGAAGTACCAACAACTTGGTTCCAGTCTCTTAACGCTATGTTCATCGTTATCTTCGCGCCAGTTATCGCATCTATCTGGATCCGTTTAGGCAAGAACGAGCCTAACTCTCCAGTTAAGTTTGCCCTTGGTCTTGTTCTGCTAGGTATTGGTTTCCTATTTATGATAGGTGCAGTACTTGAAATGGGCGGAAACCCTGACGCTAAGTCAAGCATGTGGTGGTTAGTCGGTGCATACTTCTTCCACACTATGGGCGAGCTTTGTTTATCTCCTATCGGTCTTTCTATGGTGACTAAGCTTGCTCCGCTACGTATCGCATCGCTTATGATGGGCGCATGGTTCCTATTCGTTGCTGCTGCAAACAAGATAGGCGGCTTCGTAGGTTCATTCATCGGACACGGTGGACCAAAAGAAGAGCAACTTGCTAACGCTATGTCTATCTTCGCCGGTATCGCAATCACATCGGCTATATCAGGTATCGTTCTCTACTTTATGGCTGACAAGCTAGTAAGTTGGATGCACGGAGCCGAAGGCCATCATGTTCATACTGAAGAGGAAGCACTCGAGGAAGAGATGGCTATCACTGCAGACCATGAAGGGATAAAACATTAA